ATCGGTACTCGAGGAGCGGGAAGGGGGTCGGCCGGGGCGGGGCGGTTCCCGTATCATGAATGCACATTAAGTTAAGGGCTGATGCGAAGCCGCCGTAAAGAGGTTTCCGATGACGCGGTCATCCGGGGGGTGCGCCGGGTGCTGGAGCGTGCCGGCCCCCGATTCAGCCTCGCCGATGCCGGGCGCGAGGTCGGCCTGAGCGCCGCTCGGCTGGTCCAACGGTTCGGCGGCCGGGCCGAGTTGCTCGGCGCCGTGTTCGAGAATTGGGGCCGCACCGGGCTGGCCGCGATGGAGGCGATGATCACGATCAAGCGCCCGCTGGCCGGCTACCTCGATTGGGTTCGAGCCGGCCTCGCGGGGATGAGCCCCGCCGGGATTCACCTGTCAATCTCGCTGCTGCAGATCGCGACGGAGGACCCGGCGCTCCGCCGCTGGCAGGCCGAGCACCTCGACCGGTCGATCGACGCGCTGGCCAGACTGCTACGACGCGCCGTCGCCGCGGGCGAGCTCGAGCAGACCGATTGCCGCCAGCTGGCGGAGCGCCTGTCGATCGTCCTGAGCGGCGCGCTGGTCCTGTCCGCCAGCCGGGGCGCCAATGGAGCTCTGCTTGCCACGTTGGCCCAACGGGAACTGACGGGAGCCCTGGCACCGTACCGGCCAAAGCGATTGGCCCGGCGGAAGCCATCGATCCGCTGACACAGGCGCTATCACTTAACACCCATTCAGGATAACGGGATTCCATGCCTCCAGCCGTCTACGCTCTCCTAAGCCTGCTCCAGACCGCCCCTCAAGCCGGCAGCCCCCGCTCGCCGACCGTTCCCGTCGCTGCCCCGGCATCGGATTCGATCGACCGAGCCGCGTACGAGGCCTACCTCGACTTCGGAGGTCTGGTGCGCGGCGGCCGGGTCCAACCCGGGTGGCTCGCCGACGGAAGCAGCTTCTGGTATGCCGAGGGCGGCCCCCAGGATCGGGTCATGTCCCGGGTGACGCTTCCGGCGAACCGGAAGGAGCCGCTCTTCGATATCCCGCGCCTCCGCGCCGCGCTGACCGAGAAGCTGGGATTCGAGCCCGCGGGCCGTGGGGTCCCGTTCGAACAGGTTGCGTTCGTGGGGCCGAGCTTGGTGCAATTCGCCCTCGAGGGCAGCACCTGGCAGCTCGACCTGCGCACCTACCGCCTGGAGCGCCCGATCCCGCCGACGTCTTTTGACTACAGCCCGCTGCTCGTGAGCGAACAGGCTCGGACCACGCCGAGGATGTTCTACAAGGAACAGTTCGCTGGGCTGGGTCGTAGCCTGGTGCCGGAGAGCCCGTCACCGGACGGCAAGTGGTTCGCCTCGATAGAGGACGACGACATCGTCCTCCGGGCCACGATCGACGGGCGGACCGTCAAGGTCACCCACGACGGCCAACCCGAGCAATTCTGGGACGTCGAGACGGTCAAGTGGAACCCGTGGTCTCCGGACGGCCAGCGGCTCGCCGTGTTCAAAATCGACACCCGGGGCATGGCCCGGATTCCGACCGTTCAATGGCTCAAGCCGCTCGAGGAAGCGGTCGAGGTCATCACCATCCCGGCCGGCGGCCGTCTCAATCGGAACGAGCTCTATCTGCTCGACGTCTTCGGCGGTGCTCCGGTCCACGTCGATATCGGCGACACCACCGACCAGTATCTCATCGTGCTGGGCTGGCTGCCGGACGGCGCCCATCTCCTGTTCGCGCGGTACGATCGACTGCTCACCAAGGTCGACATCATGAGCGCGGACGCCCGGACCGGCGCGGCCCGGGTGCTCATGACCGAGCAGTCGAAAACCTTCCTTACCAATCAGCACGAAGCGATCTGGAGCACCGACACCGGCCTCACCCCGCTGCCCGACGGCTCGGGCTTCATCTGGCGGTCCGAGCGCGACGGATGGGACCATCTGTACCGCTACGATATGAACGGAACCCTGGTCGCCCGGCTCACCCAAGGGACATTCCCGGTGACCAAAGTGGTCCGGGTGGATCAGAAGAACGGGTGGGTCTACTTCTACGCCCACGGCGATCAGGCCCGCCCCTACGACACCCATCTCTACCGGGTGAGCCTGACCGGTACCGGGTTTCATCAACTGACCGACGGGCCGGGCCAGCACGGCGTTCAGCTGTCTCCCTCGGCGGAGTACTTCACCGACACGTTTTCGAGCGTAGACGTGCCGCCCAAGACGGTCCTCCGGAAGGCCGACGGCTCCCTGCTCGGCACGCTAGGCGAGGCCGATCTCGGCCAAGTGAAACGGGTGGGCTGGGTTCCGCCGAAGGAATACGTGGTCAAGGCGGCGGACGGGAAGACCGATCTCTGGGCGACGATGTACTTCCCCTACAACTTCGATCCGAAGAAGAAGTACCCGGTAGTGGAGTACATCTATGGCGGGCCCCAGACCACGTGGCGACCGATGGACTTCGGTGGCGCCTTCGTGGGGCCGCTGGCGCGGCTCATCAACTTCGATCGAGCGCTGGCGAACCTGGGTTTTCTGGTGGTGACGCTGGATGGTCGCGGCACGCCCGGACGCTCGAAGGCTTTTCACGATGCGATCTACCGGAATTGGGGCAACTTCGAGATCGCCGACCACGCCGGCGCGCTCCGGCAGCTGGGCGAACGCCTCCCGTTCATGGATCTGAGCCGGGTCGGCATCCACGGTGCGTCGTGGGGCGGACACTACGCCTTCCGGGCCCTGACCCAGGCCCCGGATCTCTACAAGGTCGCGGTCGCGGAGTTTCCCGGCTTCGACTCGAGAAGCTTCACGCTCTACGAGATCTACCTCGGCATGCCCCAGGACAACAAGGCGTTGTACGACGCCGCCGACGCGTTTGCCCTGGCGCCCAAGGTGAAGGGGAAACTGCTGTTGACCAGCGGCACGAATGATACCGGCACGATGAAGGACATGTTCAAGATGTCCGAGCAGCTGATTCGGCTGGGTATCCAGCACAAGGTGATGGTCTATCCGAATACCGGACACGGTGCGCTCGGCAGGAGCGGGGAGTACAACGCCGAGCTCAAGGTGCGGTACTTCGTCGAGCACCTCAAGCCCTGAAGGGCAATCGGTGGCCGCTCGGAATCAGCCTGCAACGTTTTGGCGGGTTCCAACGTCAGGGTCTAATCATGGCGACCCCGCCCCTCCGACGATCCTGGCCCGTCACCCTCCCCGCCGTCCATTGGGCCGGCCTGCTCTGGCTCGTCACCTTGGCCGGATTCATCGTCGTCGCCACCCTGCCCGGGGCCCTCGATCAGCTCGCCTTTACCCCCTCGGCGATGACCCTCCGTCCGTGGACGGTGCTGAGCTATCTGTTCGCCCATACCGGTCCCCTGTCCCTGTCCCTGGCCCTCGATCTCGCCGCCCTGCTGTTGCTGGCCCCCCGCTCGAGCGCGGCGCGAGCGGGGGGCGGCTCCTCGGCTGGTTCGACCCCGTGGGACGTGATCGACCTCGACGCGCTCCACGAGACGAACCGCGAGGGGGTGGAGGTTCTGCTCCATCGCGCCCGCGAGCTCGGCCCCACCCATCTCCGTCCCGCGGACCGGGAGCTACTCGATCGGAGGCCACCGCGGCGAAACTGACCGCCGAGCGGGCCCGCTCCCTGTAGCCGCCGCTCAGCGGTCTCGACCAGCGCGAGGAGACATTCCTCGCCACGCTTGGGTGGATCCCGCGGGCACGATCGGCACCACGATGTGGGACGGAAATACCGCCGTATGCTCGATCCGATCGTGAGCCACCCGGATCTCCGTGCCGGTCTCCGAGTTCATCGTGTTCAAATTGCGGCCGAAGTTCGGAAAATCGCTGCCCGCAACTTCGATCCGAATCCGGTGCCCGGCCTCGAAGTAGGTGCTGGTCGGAAACAGCTCGATCGCAAGGGGGAACACCTTGCCGGGCACCACCGGTTCCGGGGCCGAGTAGGAATTCCGGTACTTGGCCC
The Gemmatimonadota bacterium genome window above contains:
- a CDS encoding S9 family peptidase, giving the protein MPPAVYALLSLLQTAPQAGSPRSPTVPVAAPASDSIDRAAYEAYLDFGGLVRGGRVQPGWLADGSSFWYAEGGPQDRVMSRVTLPANRKEPLFDIPRLRAALTEKLGFEPAGRGVPFEQVAFVGPSLVQFALEGSTWQLDLRTYRLERPIPPTSFDYSPLLVSEQARTTPRMFYKEQFAGLGRSLVPESPSPDGKWFASIEDDDIVLRATIDGRTVKVTHDGQPEQFWDVETVKWNPWSPDGQRLAVFKIDTRGMARIPTVQWLKPLEEAVEVITIPAGGRLNRNELYLLDVFGGAPVHVDIGDTTDQYLIVLGWLPDGAHLLFARYDRLLTKVDIMSADARTGAARVLMTEQSKTFLTNQHEAIWSTDTGLTPLPDGSGFIWRSERDGWDHLYRYDMNGTLVARLTQGTFPVTKVVRVDQKNGWVYFYAHGDQARPYDTHLYRVSLTGTGFHQLTDGPGQHGVQLSPSAEYFTDTFSSVDVPPKTVLRKADGSLLGTLGEADLGQVKRVGWVPPKEYVVKAADGKTDLWATMYFPYNFDPKKKYPVVEYIYGGPQTTWRPMDFGGAFVGPLARLINFDRALANLGFLVVTLDGRGTPGRSKAFHDAIYRNWGNFEIADHAGALRQLGERLPFMDLSRVGIHGASWGGHYAFRALTQAPDLYKVAVAEFPGFDSRSFTLYEIYLGMPQDNKALYDAADAFALAPKVKGKLLLTSGTNDTGTMKDMFKMSEQLIRLGIQHKVMVYPNTGHGALGRSGEYNAELKVRYFVEHLKP